A genomic region of Chlorobaculum parvum NCIB 8327 contains the following coding sequences:
- a CDS encoding plasma-membrane proton-efflux P-type ATPase: MDGQGRKSKEYEHKPVEETLAELKVDRNLGLDDKAVSERRSRFGFNEIEEKEEALWHRIFRRFWGPIPWMIEVAAILSAAVQKWEDFSIILVMLLVNAGLDFMQEHRALNALKALKQRLSKEVTVRRNGQFVRVPVRELVPGDIVKIRIGDIVPADVQLLDGDYLLIDQAALTGESLPVTRKTGAVAFANTIVKQGEMLAVVLNTGMNTSFSSVVALVAEAQRQERSHFQKMVIQIGNFLIMVTLVLVLLIVMVSLFRHEPLIDIVRFALVLSVAAIPVALPAVLSVTMAVGAMNLAKRQAIVSRLTAIEELAGVDIFCTDKTGTLTKNQMEVANPEVLEGFTEQELFLYAALASRPENNDPVELPIFSYLDTKLKSVDWKSWKQTSFTPFDPVSKRTEADAEKDGRRLHVVKGAPQVVIEMAGLDDAVSRKINDSVNELASKGYRTLGVGLKEGEGAFRMIGLIPLYDPPREDSGQVIEEMYKFGVKVKMVTGDNLAIAREIGGILGFEQRTIRSSQLSGASANELLELAEVLTTAIYRKLKGEVELREAKAFAADVMEQVGKLYDTRLLEREFIHTHESAIVEMIEEVDIFAEVVPEDKYRIVDTLQKGGYIVSMTGDGVNDAPALKKADCGIAVSNATDAARAAADIVLTAPGLSVINEAMQQARLTFARMKSYATFRIAETIRIILFMTLSIVVFNFYPITPLMIILLALLNDIPILAIAYDNSKIHATPVRWNMQELLIIASSLGLFGVIASFLLFFLLQQYGFSEPMIQTLLFLKLIIAGHSTLYVTRAEGWFWQRPWPSPLLFGATFGTEILGTIFAVYGLFVTPIGWTYALLIWAYALLEFVINDAIKLAVKRVFLQRNHA; encoded by the coding sequence ATGGATGGACAGGGGAGGAAGAGCAAGGAGTACGAGCACAAGCCGGTCGAAGAGACGCTTGCAGAGCTGAAGGTTGACCGCAATCTCGGGTTAGATGACAAGGCGGTTTCAGAGCGCCGGAGCCGGTTCGGCTTCAACGAGATCGAGGAGAAGGAGGAAGCGCTGTGGCACCGGATTTTCCGGCGATTCTGGGGGCCGATTCCGTGGATGATCGAGGTGGCGGCGATCCTCTCCGCAGCGGTGCAGAAGTGGGAGGATTTCAGCATCATTCTCGTGATGCTGCTGGTCAACGCGGGTCTCGATTTCATGCAGGAGCACCGGGCGCTTAACGCGCTGAAGGCGCTGAAGCAGCGGCTTTCCAAGGAGGTGACGGTTCGGCGCAATGGCCAGTTCGTGCGGGTTCCGGTGCGCGAGCTGGTGCCGGGCGACATCGTGAAAATCCGCATCGGCGACATCGTGCCCGCCGACGTGCAGTTGCTCGACGGTGACTATCTGCTCATCGACCAGGCGGCGCTCACCGGCGAGTCGCTGCCGGTGACGCGCAAAACCGGCGCTGTAGCGTTCGCCAACACCATCGTCAAGCAGGGCGAAATGCTCGCCGTGGTGCTCAACACCGGCATGAACACCAGCTTCTCGTCCGTCGTCGCCCTTGTTGCTGAGGCGCAGCGGCAGGAGCGCAGCCACTTCCAGAAGATGGTGATCCAGATCGGCAACTTCCTCATCATGGTGACGCTCGTGCTGGTGCTGCTGATTGTCATGGTCTCGCTCTTCCGCCACGAGCCGCTGATCGACATCGTTCGCTTCGCGCTTGTGCTGAGCGTGGCGGCGATTCCTGTCGCCTTGCCCGCTGTGCTCTCGGTGACGATGGCAGTCGGCGCGATGAATCTCGCCAAACGGCAGGCGATCGTCTCCCGACTGACGGCTATCGAGGAGTTGGCCGGGGTCGATATTTTCTGCACCGACAAGACCGGTACGCTCACCAAAAACCAGATGGAGGTGGCCAATCCTGAGGTGCTCGAAGGATTCACCGAACAGGAGCTGTTCCTCTACGCCGCGCTCGCCTCGCGACCCGAAAACAACGATCCGGTCGAGCTGCCGATTTTCAGTTATCTCGACACGAAGCTAAAGTCAGTTGACTGGAAATCGTGGAAGCAGACGAGCTTCACGCCCTTCGATCCGGTCAGCAAACGTACGGAGGCCGACGCCGAAAAGGATGGGCGGCGGCTGCATGTTGTCAAAGGCGCTCCGCAGGTGGTGATCGAAATGGCCGGACTGGATGATGCGGTCAGCCGCAAGATCAACGACTCTGTGAACGAACTGGCCTCGAAAGGCTATCGCACGCTTGGCGTCGGCCTGAAGGAGGGCGAGGGCGCGTTCCGGATGATCGGCTTGATTCCGCTCTACGATCCGCCGCGCGAGGACTCCGGGCAGGTGATCGAGGAGATGTACAAGTTTGGTGTCAAAGTGAAAATGGTGACCGGTGACAACCTCGCCATCGCCCGCGAAATCGGTGGGATTCTCGGTTTCGAACAGAGGACGATTCGCTCGTCACAGCTTTCGGGCGCGTCGGCCAACGAACTGCTTGAACTTGCCGAAGTGCTTACGACGGCGATCTATCGGAAGCTCAAGGGCGAAGTGGAACTGCGTGAGGCCAAGGCGTTTGCTGCCGATGTGATGGAGCAGGTCGGCAAGCTCTACGACACCCGGTTGCTGGAGCGCGAGTTCATCCACACGCACGAATCGGCCATTGTGGAAATGATCGAGGAGGTCGATATTTTTGCCGAGGTGGTGCCGGAGGACAAGTACCGTATCGTCGATACGTTGCAGAAGGGCGGGTACATCGTCTCGATGACCGGCGACGGCGTCAACGACGCGCCCGCGCTCAAGAAGGCCGATTGCGGCATCGCGGTCTCGAACGCCACCGACGCGGCCCGCGCGGCGGCGGACATCGTGCTCACCGCGCCCGGCCTGTCGGTCATCAACGAAGCGATGCAGCAGGCGCGGCTCACCTTCGCCCGCATGAAGAGCTACGCCACCTTTCGCATCGCCGAGACGATCCGCATTATTCTCTTCATGACGCTCTCGATCGTGGTGTTCAACTTCTACCCGATCACGCCGCTCATGATTATCCTGCTGGCGCTGCTCAACGACATCCCGATCCTCGCCATCGCTTACGACAACAGCAAGATTCATGCAACGCCGGTGCGCTGGAACATGCAGGAGCTGCTCATCATCGCCAGTTCGCTCGGCCTGTTCGGCGTCATCGCATCGTTCCTGCTCTTTTTCCTGTTGCAGCAGTACGGATTTTCGGAGCCGATGATCCAGACGCTGCTCTTCCTCAAGCTCATCATCGCCGGGCACAGCACACTCTACGTCACTCGTGCGGAGGGCTGGTTCTGGCAGCGTCCCTGGCCATCGCCGCTGCTGTTCGGCGCGACTTTTGGCACCGAGATTCTCGGTACGATTTTCGCCGTGTACGGCCTTTTCGTGACCCCCATCGGCTGGACCTACGCGCTTTTGATCTGGGCTTATGCGCTGCTTGAATTCGTCATCAACGACGCGATCAAGCTGGCTGTCAAGCGAGTCTTCCTGCAGCGCAACCACGCCTGA
- the ppdK gene encoding pyruvate, phosphate dikinase, whose amino-acid sequence MPNSNANEESAAAKQYIYSFAGGAAEGDASMKNLLGGKGANLAEMANIGLPVPPGFTLSTEVCTYYYDHQKTYPANLFETEIPAALKKVEDYLGKKFGDPDNPLLVSVRSGARASMPGMMDTILNLGLNDTTVEGLARKSGNARFAWDCYRRFVSMYGDVVLDLKPADKKQIDPFEEILEQKKHELGIHLDTEFQVDDLKDLVARYKKAILDKTGKTFPEDPKEQLEGAIGAVFNSWNNDRAIVYRKLNHIPGWWGTACNVQAMVFGNMGEDCGTGVAFTRDAAAGDNIFYGEFLMNAQGEDVVAGTRTPLKIAELAEGKPEIYNQLEEIRSILEQHYRDMMDIEFTIENDKLFMLQCRVGKRTGLAAIKIAVDMYNEGLIDEKEVLRRIEPEQLNQLLRPVFDLNEKKAAIDGGRLLATGLNAGPGAATGRVYFNADDAMEANARGEEVILVRIETSPEDIKGMNAAEGILTERGGMTSHAALVARQMGKVCVAGCGTLRIDYKAGEMRVAGKDIVIKEGEYISIDGTTGEVIAGEVKTKNSEILEVLIDKTLDPADAPTFKIYDQLMQWADKYRKLGIRTNADQPDQAEIAVTFGAEGIGLCRTEHMFFGGDRIDAMREMILADDLAGRKVALDKLLPYQRDDFYGLFKAMGSKPVTVRLLDPPLHEFLPHTDAEIKDLSGKIGKSVEEIKRNIESLHEFNPMLGLRGCRLGILHPEIIVMQVQAIIEAACRIKQEKKLDIVPEIMVPLVSTVKELEITSEVIHKTARSVIAKQGIGVKYLVGTMIEVPRAAITSDQIAQAADFFSYGTNDLTQMGLGMSRDDSGQFLPIYQQQEIFARNPFESIDIDGVGRLVSISAKEGRSVKPDLKLGICGEHGGDPATVEFCHKTGLNYVSCSPFRVPIARLAAARAALL is encoded by the coding sequence ATGCCGAATTCGAACGCTAACGAAGAATCAGCCGCAGCAAAGCAGTACATTTACAGTTTTGCAGGCGGTGCCGCAGAAGGGGATGCCTCAATGAAAAACCTCCTCGGAGGTAAAGGCGCAAACCTGGCTGAAATGGCCAACATCGGTCTGCCTGTCCCTCCCGGCTTCACCCTTTCCACCGAGGTCTGCACTTACTACTACGATCACCAGAAAACCTACCCCGCAAACCTCTTCGAAACTGAAATTCCGGCAGCGCTCAAAAAGGTCGAAGATTACCTTGGCAAAAAGTTCGGCGACCCCGACAACCCGCTCCTCGTCTCCGTCCGCTCCGGCGCTCGCGCCTCGATGCCGGGCATGATGGACACCATCCTCAACCTCGGCCTCAACGACACGACGGTCGAAGGCCTGGCCCGCAAATCGGGCAACGCCCGTTTCGCCTGGGACTGCTACCGCCGCTTCGTCTCCATGTACGGCGATGTGGTGCTCGACCTCAAGCCGGCCGACAAGAAGCAGATCGATCCTTTCGAGGAGATTCTCGAACAGAAAAAGCATGAGCTCGGCATCCACCTCGACACCGAGTTCCAGGTCGATGACCTCAAAGACCTCGTAGCCCGCTACAAAAAAGCGATCCTCGACAAGACCGGCAAGACCTTCCCCGAAGATCCGAAAGAGCAGCTTGAAGGCGCAATCGGCGCCGTGTTCAACAGCTGGAACAACGACCGCGCGATTGTCTATCGCAAGCTGAACCACATCCCCGGCTGGTGGGGCACCGCCTGCAACGTCCAGGCGATGGTGTTCGGCAACATGGGCGAAGACTGCGGTACCGGTGTGGCCTTCACCCGCGACGCCGCCGCTGGCGACAATATCTTCTACGGCGAGTTCCTCATGAACGCACAGGGCGAGGATGTGGTAGCCGGAACACGCACGCCGCTCAAGATTGCGGAGCTCGCCGAGGGCAAACCGGAGATTTACAACCAGCTCGAAGAGATTCGCTCGATCCTCGAACAGCACTATCGCGACATGATGGACATCGAGTTCACCATCGAGAACGACAAGCTCTTCATGTTGCAGTGCCGCGTCGGTAAACGTACCGGTCTGGCCGCAATCAAGATCGCGGTTGACATGTACAACGAAGGGCTGATCGACGAAAAAGAGGTGCTTCGCCGAATCGAACCGGAACAGCTCAACCAGCTTCTCCGCCCGGTCTTCGACCTCAACGAAAAGAAAGCTGCCATCGACGGTGGACGCCTGCTGGCTACCGGCCTCAACGCCGGTCCTGGCGCTGCCACAGGCCGCGTCTACTTCAACGCTGACGACGCGATGGAAGCCAACGCGCGTGGCGAAGAGGTGATTCTGGTCAGAATCGAGACCTCTCCAGAAGACATCAAAGGCATGAACGCCGCCGAGGGCATCCTCACCGAGCGTGGCGGTATGACTTCGCACGCAGCACTCGTCGCCCGTCAGATGGGTAAGGTCTGCGTCGCCGGCTGCGGCACGCTCCGCATCGACTACAAGGCTGGCGAAATGCGTGTCGCCGGCAAGGATATCGTCATCAAGGAGGGTGAGTACATCTCCATCGACGGCACCACGGGCGAGGTAATCGCCGGTGAAGTCAAGACCAAAAACTCCGAAATCCTCGAAGTACTGATCGACAAGACCCTCGACCCTGCAGACGCTCCGACCTTCAAGATTTACGACCAGCTCATGCAGTGGGCCGACAAGTACCGCAAGCTCGGCATCCGCACCAACGCAGACCAGCCTGACCAGGCTGAAATCGCCGTCACCTTCGGCGCGGAAGGCATCGGCCTGTGCCGCACCGAGCACATGTTCTTCGGCGGCGACCGAATCGACGCCATGCGCGAAATGATTCTCGCCGACGACCTGGCTGGCCGCAAGGTGGCGCTCGACAAGCTTCTGCCCTACCAGCGCGACGACTTCTACGGTCTGTTCAAGGCAATGGGCTCCAAACCGGTCACCGTGCGCCTGCTCGATCCGCCGCTCCACGAGTTCCTGCCGCACACCGATGCTGAAATCAAAGATCTGTCAGGCAAAATCGGCAAGAGCGTTGAAGAGATCAAGAGAAACATCGAAAGCCTGCACGAGTTCAATCCGATGCTCGGCCTGCGCGGCTGCCGCCTCGGCATCCTGCACCCGGAAATCATCGTCATGCAGGTTCAGGCAATCATCGAAGCCGCCTGCCGCATCAAGCAGGAAAAGAAGCTCGACATCGTGCCTGAAATCATGGTTCCGCTCGTCAGCACCGTCAAGGAGCTTGAAATCACCAGCGAAGTGATCCACAAAACCGCCCGCAGCGTCATCGCCAAACAGGGCATCGGCGTCAAGTATCTGGTCGGCACCATGATCGAAGTACCACGCGCGGCGATCACCTCAGACCAGATCGCACAGGCTGCCGACTTCTTCAGCTATGGCACCAACGACCTGACCCAGATGGGTCTCGGCATGAGCCGCGACGACTCCGGTCAGTTCCTGCCGATCTACCAGCAGCAGGAAATCTTCGCCCGCAACCCGTTCGAGAGCATCGACATCGACGGCGTTGGCCGTTTGGTCAGCATTTCGGCCAAAGAAGGCCGCTCGGTCAAACCCGACCTCAAGCTCGGCATCTGCGGCGAGCACGGCGGCGATCCGGCCACGGTCGAGTTCTGCCACAAGACCGGTCTGAACTACGTCTCATGCAGCCCGTTCCGCGTGCCGATTGCACGTCTGGCGGCAGCTCGCGCTGCACTGCTCTGA
- a CDS encoding ABC transporter permease, with amino-acid sequence MESLAVVFILQVFRISVPYLFASVGAVFSERGGVINLALEGLILAGAFGAMLGQHLSGSAWTGVAVALALGLIVSLLHAFVTITLRADQIVSGIAINILVMGATRFSLGLLFGSAMNSPRIAGMEASMPLLDPLLIIAVLSVALGQFMLFRTPYGLRLRAAGESAEAVETAGLDVRKLRYSGVLISGALAALGGAFLVFQQHSFTDNMSAGRGYIALAAMIIGKWSPAGAALASVLFASAEAMSMWFPSGWLPTQLVQSLPYLITLLVLAGFVGKATPPKEVGVPYEPE; translated from the coding sequence ATGGAGAGTTTAGCAGTTGTTTTCATTCTGCAGGTGTTCAGGATTTCAGTGCCCTACCTGTTTGCTTCAGTGGGGGCGGTCTTTTCGGAACGGGGCGGTGTCATCAATCTGGCCCTCGAAGGACTGATCCTCGCGGGTGCGTTTGGCGCGATGCTTGGCCAGCATCTGAGCGGGTCAGCATGGACGGGGGTGGCTGTTGCGCTGGCACTCGGATTGATCGTCTCATTGCTGCATGCGTTCGTGACCATCACGCTCCGGGCAGATCAGATTGTCAGCGGCATCGCGATCAACATTCTCGTTATGGGGGCGACCCGATTCAGCCTCGGCTTACTTTTTGGCAGCGCGATGAACTCACCGCGAATTGCCGGGATGGAGGCTTCGATGCCGCTGCTCGATCCGCTGCTGATTATTGCCGTGCTCTCGGTTGCGCTCGGCCAGTTCATGCTGTTCCGGACGCCTTACGGCCTGCGGCTCCGTGCGGCGGGCGAGAGTGCTGAAGCGGTCGAAACGGCGGGCCTCGACGTCCGGAAGCTGCGCTACTCCGGTGTTCTGATTTCCGGTGCGTTGGCTGCGCTCGGCGGTGCGTTCCTCGTGTTTCAGCAGCACAGCTTTACGGATAACATGTCCGCTGGACGTGGTTACATCGCACTGGCCGCGATGATTATCGGCAAGTGGTCGCCTGCCGGTGCAGCGCTGGCGAGCGTGCTTTTCGCCTCCGCTGAAGCGATGTCGATGTGGTTCCCATCCGGCTGGCTGCCCACCCAGCTTGTGCAGTCGCTGCCGTACCTGATTACGCTTCTGGTGCTCGCCGGTTTCGTCGGCAAGGCTACGCCACCGAAAGAGGTGGGGGTGCCCTACGAGCCGGAGTGA
- the elbB gene encoding isoprenoid biosynthesis glyoxalase ElbB, with protein MKKIGVILAGCGVYDGSEIHEAVLTLLALDQAGAEAICFAPDIDQHHVINHRTGEEMNETRNVLTESARICRGAISDLANLDASALDALIIPGGYGAAKNLCNYAFKSAECEVNEEVATAVKSFHKEGKPVGFLCIAPVIAAKLLGCEGIELTIGSDAATAKDIEAMGAKHVEAKVEEAIVSPGTKIVSTPAYMLGPNIGAVAKGIEALVNKVVELA; from the coding sequence ATGAAAAAGATCGGAGTCATTCTCGCGGGATGCGGCGTCTATGACGGCTCGGAAATTCACGAAGCGGTGCTGACGCTTCTGGCGCTCGACCAGGCTGGAGCCGAGGCGATCTGCTTTGCCCCCGACATCGACCAGCACCACGTCATCAACCACCGCACCGGCGAGGAGATGAACGAAACGCGCAACGTGCTGACCGAATCGGCACGCATCTGCCGGGGCGCAATCAGCGATCTGGCCAACCTCGACGCCAGCGCTCTCGACGCCCTCATTATTCCGGGCGGTTACGGCGCAGCAAAGAATCTGTGTAACTACGCCTTCAAGAGCGCGGAGTGCGAGGTCAACGAAGAGGTTGCCACCGCTGTGAAAAGCTTCCACAAAGAGGGCAAGCCGGTCGGATTCCTCTGCATCGCACCAGTCATCGCGGCAAAGCTGCTCGGCTGCGAAGGAATTGAGCTGACCATCGGCAGCGACGCCGCAACGGCAAAGGACATCGAGGCGATGGGCGCAAAGCACGTCGAGGCGAAGGTCGAAGAGGCGATCGTCAGCCCCGGCACAAAGATCGTCAGCACCCCGGCCTACATGCTCGGCCCAAACATCGGTGCGGTAGCAAAAGGCATCGAAGCGCTGGTCAACAAGGTCGTCGAACTGGCCTGA
- a CDS encoding fibrobacter succinogenes major paralogous domain-containing protein, with translation MAENLTTDKYRNGDLIRHAKSVEEWNDAISRQEGAWCNYGNEPDGARLYNWFAVADPRGLAPEGWHVPTDAEWRELEAATDGRGFETDFTGSRNCLGFFFGKGSAAFFWTATPAGEFDAWNREISKAGGKLQRVHVARGLGLSVRCVKSN, from the coding sequence ATGGCTGAAAACCTCACAACCGACAAATATCGTAATGGCGACTTGATCCGCCATGCGAAGAGCGTCGAGGAGTGGAACGACGCGATTTCAAGGCAGGAGGGCGCGTGGTGCAACTACGGCAACGAACCGGATGGCGCTCGATTGTACAACTGGTTCGCCGTTGCCGATCCGCGTGGCCTCGCACCCGAAGGGTGGCACGTGCCGACCGATGCCGAATGGCGGGAACTCGAAGCGGCGACCGATGGCCGGGGCTTCGAGACAGATTTTACCGGAAGCCGTAACTGCCTCGGCTTTTTTTTCGGAAAGGGAAGTGCGGCTTTTTTCTGGACAGCAACGCCCGCCGGAGAGTTCGACGCCTGGAACCGCGAAATCAGCAAGGCGGGCGGCAAGCTGCAACGAGTGCACGTCGCGCGAGGGTTGGGGCTGTCGGTGCGGTGCGTGAAAAGTAATTGA
- a CDS encoding methyltransferase family protein, giving the protein MNAGARGEFLVAIQMVLVVLYILTPNWPDLQGNELFGQLTLLRWGALFVGMVIAAALGVGGSLTLREYITPLPYPVDHSKLVDTGVYGLVRHPLYSSQLFAAAGWAVFSLSLSHLFVTIVAALFFNYKASKEEVWLTERHPEYREYAARVGKFFPGIGRAKD; this is encoded by the coding sequence ATGAACGCCGGTGCGCGAGGCGAATTTCTGGTGGCCATCCAGATGGTGCTCGTTGTGCTCTACATCCTCACTCCGAACTGGCCCGATCTACAGGGCAACGAGCTTTTCGGTCAACTGACGTTGTTACGCTGGGGCGCCCTGTTCGTCGGCATGGTCATCGCCGCCGCACTTGGCGTCGGCGGTTCACTCACCCTCCGTGAATACATCACGCCACTCCCCTATCCGGTCGATCACAGCAAGCTGGTCGATACCGGCGTGTACGGCCTCGTGCGCCACCCGCTCTACAGCTCTCAGCTTTTCGCCGCCGCCGGCTGGGCCGTGTTTTCGCTGAGCCTGTCGCACCTCTTCGTCACCATCGTGGCCGCACTCTTCTTCAACTACAAAGCTTCGAAAGAGGAAGTCTGGCTCACCGAACGCCACCCAGAGTATCGGGAGTACGCCGCACGGGTCGGCAAATTCTTTCCGGGGATAGGAAGGGCAAAAGATTAG
- a CDS encoding hydrolase, with the protein MITPKETLLLVIDIQGKLATSVVQPDRLVKNVSKLLRACNLLEVPVIYTEQYPKGLGPTVGELKELIGQETPFEKLSFSCCGNDDFMKRLRSLGRNDILVVGIETHVCVYQTCRELLEFGYNVHLVTDAVSSRSEENRELGIRCIERAGGMPTSTEMVIFELQRIAEGETFKAISKIIKED; encoded by the coding sequence ATGATCACTCCGAAAGAGACCCTGCTGCTCGTCATCGACATTCAAGGCAAGCTCGCCACTAGCGTTGTTCAGCCTGATCGGCTCGTCAAAAACGTGAGCAAGCTTCTGAGAGCTTGCAATCTGCTTGAGGTTCCGGTGATCTACACCGAGCAGTATCCGAAAGGTCTTGGCCCTACGGTTGGTGAGTTGAAAGAGCTTATCGGTCAGGAAACGCCATTCGAGAAGCTTTCGTTCAGTTGCTGCGGCAATGATGATTTTATGAAGCGTCTGCGTTCGCTCGGTCGCAACGATATTCTCGTGGTCGGCATCGAGACTCATGTGTGCGTTTATCAGACCTGCCGGGAGTTGCTTGAATTCGGCTACAATGTCCACCTGGTTACCGATGCCGTGTCGTCGAGAAGTGAAGAGAACCGCGAGCTTGGCATCCGGTGCATCGAACGGGCCGGAGGTATGCCGACCAGCACCGAGATGGTGATTTTTGAGCTGCAACGCATCGCCGAAGGGGAGACCTTCAAAGCGATCTCAAAGATCATTAAGGAGGACTGA
- the lpxK gene encoding tetraacyldisaccharide 4'-kinase, with product MSSRSASFLLRPAAALYGVVMSLRNHLYDRGAFKSWRSPIPVVSVGNITTGGTGKTPLVDWIVKFYEASGIPTAIVSRGYGRQTKGVQLVSDGKRILLGSRDAGDETAMLASRNPGTIVVVAEERVEGVQFLMREFADRLPGVIVLDDAFQHRKIARDLDIVVVNAGTPQELDAMLPAGRLREPLPGLSRADLIILSKITDDAKAAPLLQKLRETGKPVLRSKIKPGKLVKVDGSENGATEPAVKALAFAGIGAPEGFLHSLEKAGITVKATKFFRDHEPYTEAAIRSIIEESKRQEFVPVTTEKDWFRIADNPQLTEMLAQAGCRYLTIAPEFLDGTEELEKRLLSVLETKVVNWPLSPP from the coding sequence ATGAGTAGCCGCAGCGCATCATTCCTTCTGCGCCCGGCTGCCGCGCTCTACGGCGTGGTGATGAGCCTGCGCAACCACCTGTATGACCGGGGCGCTTTCAAAAGCTGGCGCTCGCCGATTCCGGTGGTTTCGGTCGGCAACATCACCACCGGCGGTACTGGCAAAACCCCGCTCGTGGACTGGATCGTGAAGTTCTACGAAGCATCCGGCATTCCGACAGCCATCGTATCGAGAGGCTACGGGCGCCAGACGAAGGGCGTGCAACTCGTTTCGGACGGCAAGAGGATTCTGCTCGGCAGCCGCGACGCAGGCGACGAAACCGCGATGCTCGCCTCGCGCAATCCCGGCACGATCGTCGTGGTCGCCGAAGAGCGCGTCGAAGGCGTGCAATTCCTCATGCGCGAATTCGCTGACCGTTTGCCCGGCGTGATCGTGCTCGACGACGCCTTTCAGCACCGCAAAATCGCGCGAGACCTCGACATCGTCGTAGTCAACGCCGGAACGCCGCAGGAACTCGATGCCATGCTCCCCGCCGGCCGACTGCGCGAACCACTGCCGGGCCTTAGCCGCGCCGACCTCATCATCCTCAGCAAAATCACCGACGACGCCAAAGCCGCACCGCTGCTCCAGAAATTGCGAGAAACCGGAAAGCCAGTGCTCCGCTCGAAGATCAAGCCGGGCAAATTGGTGAAGGTTGATGGATCGGAAAACGGGGCGACCGAACCGGCCGTGAAGGCGCTGGCCTTCGCTGGCATCGGTGCGCCGGAAGGATTTCTGCACAGCCTGGAAAAGGCGGGAATAACGGTGAAGGCCACAAAGTTTTTCCGCGATCACGAGCCATACACCGAAGCTGCAATACGCTCGATTATCGAGGAATCGAAGCGACAGGAATTTGTACCCGTCACCACGGAAAAGGACTGGTTTCGCATCGCCGACAACCCGCAACTCACCGAAATGCTCGCGCAGGCGGGCTGCCGCTATCTGACCATCGCCCCGGAGTTCCTCGACGGCACGGAAGAGCTTGAAAAACGGCTGCTCTCGGTGCTAGAAACGAAAGTCGTAAACTGGCCTCTCAGTCCTCCTTAA
- a CDS encoding DUF374 domain-containing protein, whose product MHSLKHILLDGGTRLLPHVLKLLFRTLKIEVENAGEPLPDEPRGVIFAFWHGKMITGWLLAKQLFTGRPVSAVVSLSGDGQILADALERLKFRLIRGSSSRGKEEVKRNIGEALRRRGVVAVTPDGPRGPHHRFKYGTLRLAAQHNVPLCFAEIRYGNARSLKSWDRFEIPLPFSHVLVKLHVVQVPDFPSEEAFRDWADNFSSSLAHE is encoded by the coding sequence ATGCATAGCCTCAAGCACATCCTTCTTGATGGCGGAACACGCCTGCTCCCCCACGTTCTGAAGCTGCTCTTCAGGACGTTGAAGATCGAGGTCGAAAACGCCGGAGAACCGCTGCCGGATGAACCGCGTGGCGTCATCTTCGCCTTCTGGCACGGCAAGATGATTACGGGTTGGCTGCTGGCGAAGCAACTGTTTACGGGACGTCCGGTTTCGGCTGTGGTCAGCCTTTCGGGAGACGGCCAGATCCTCGCCGACGCGCTCGAACGGCTCAAATTCCGCCTGATCCGGGGATCGAGCTCCAGAGGCAAGGAGGAGGTCAAGCGCAACATCGGCGAAGCCCTGCGTCGCCGCGGTGTGGTGGCGGTCACCCCTGACGGCCCACGTGGCCCGCACCACCGCTTCAAGTACGGCACGCTCCGACTCGCCGCACAACACAACGTCCCGCTCTGCTTTGCCGAAATCCGGTACGGTAACGCGCGAAGCCTGAAAAGCTGGGACAGGTTTGAAATCCCCCTCCCCTTCAGCCATGTGCTGGTAAAGCTGCACGTCGTGCAGGTGCCGGACTTCCCTTCCGAAGAGGCATTCCGCGACTGGGCAGACAACTTCTCATCCTCGCTCGCTCATGAGTAG